A genomic window from Glaciihabitans sp. INWT7 includes:
- the rpmH gene encoding 50S ribosomal protein L34 — protein sequence MSKRTFQPNNRRRAKVHGFRLRMRTRAGRAILGARRRKGRTELSA from the coding sequence ATGAGCAAGAGAACCTTCCAGCCGAACAACCGGCGCCGCGCCAAGGTGCATGGATTCCGCCTCAGAATGCGCACCCGTGCCGGACGCGCCATCCTGGGCGCGCGGCGTCGCAAGGGACGCACCGAACTCTCC